In Deinococcus apachensis DSM 19763, the DNA window AAGGGAAGGATTTCAATGATTTCCCCGCTGTCCAGTTCGGCGAACCACTCCGCGTGAAGATTTTTGTAGTAGCAGTTCTTGATTTGCAGCTTCAATTCCTGCACCACATCTACCTCCGAAAGTCGGTAGGCAATCGCCTCGTCCCGGTAGCGGTAGAACGCGGATAAAATTGCGCCGCATTGTTCAGGCTCGACGCCAATCTCCCCGAGTTCACGCTCAAGTTGACTCCAGGAGTCGTGCAGCCTTTCTATCTCTGGGCTTTCGCCACGTCGGTCCATTACTCGCACAGGATACCGTTCTCCAATTTAATGCGGCCCCCGAAAACCCCGTGAAGGGGCACGGGAAGACGGGGCAGGAGACGCAGGCCGCGGGCGAAGCGTGGGGCCTCGCGCCTGCGTGTCCCCTCTCCCCGGCGCGGCGCGCCAACCCTCTCTCGCAAGGGGCGAGGGTGAGCCTGTCCTCGGAGCTGCTCGCGTTTGCCCCCGCTCCTCAGGACCCGGGGAGGAGAGCCTCAACCCGCGCTCCTCCCCGGATTGGCCCCCGCCTACGCCCGCAGCCGGTCGCCGTATTCCTTCCGCAGCTTGGCAACCTTGGGGGCGATCACGGCCATGCAGTAGCCCTGGCGCGGGTTGCGGGCGTAGTAGTCCTGGTGGTAGCCCTCGGCGACGTAGAAGGGGGCGGCCGGTTCGATGGTGGTCACGATGGGCTGGTCAAAGACCTCCTGCCCGGTGAGCCCCTCAATCACCTCGCGCGTCTCACGCTCCTGCTCCTCCGTCAGCGGGAAGACGGCGCTGCGGTACTGGGTGCCCACGTCCGCCCCCTGGCGGTTGAGACTGGTGGGGTCGTGGGTGGCGAAAAAGAGCGTCAGCAGGTCCTTGAAACTCACCTGCGCGGGGTCGAAGGTCACCCGCACCGCCTCGGCGTGCCCGGTGCGGCCCGTGCAGACGGCCTCGTAGCTGGGGTTCGGCACGTGCCCGCCGATGTAGCCGCTCTCCACCTTCAGCACGCCGCGCACGTCCTTCATCACGGCCTCCGTACACCAGAAGCACCCGCCCGCCAGAATT includes these proteins:
- the msrA gene encoding peptide-methionine (S)-S-oxide reductase MsrA, which produces MTSSQTGGQVQQAILAGGCFWCTEAVMKDVRGVLKVESGYIGGHVPNPSYEAVCTGRTGHAEAVRVTFDPAQVSFKDLLTLFFATHDPTSLNRQGADVGTQYRSAVFPLTEEQERETREVIEGLTGQEVFDQPIVTTIEPAAPFYVAEGYHQDYYARNPRQGYCMAVIAPKVAKLRKEYGDRLRA